The genomic segment TCAAAATGAATATGACAGTCTCGAAAGTAACACTCAAGAAAGTATCGAAAAACAAGCATCAAAATTAAAAAAAGAAGCAGAAGAAATTCTAGAGACATTAAAAGATATTGAAATAAAATCGATTAAGAAACTTAAAAGTATATACAAAGATTTTATAAAAAAGAATATGCAGAGTCATAAGGATGATTTATTATTACAATTTATTTCCCAGGATGATGTTTATAAATATCTTCTTCAAATGTATGATGATATAGAAGAAAGGGTAGTTGAATGCTACACTATCAATTTAGAGGATGATGAAGAGTATTTAAAAGATACATTCTCTAATTATAATGTGAATGTAATTGTTGATAATTCCAGCATAGATCATCCGAGAGTTATCTATGAGGAAGATCCTACTATTGGAAACTTAATTGGTACTATTGAATATAGAAACAATAATGGGGGGTATAGTACAGATATATCATTGATTTCTGCTGGTAGCTTGTTAAAGGCTAATGAAGGATGTCTTATACTAAGATTAAGTTCATTAATCAGCAGTGGAGTAAGCTACTACTATCTAAAAAAATCATTAATTCATGGTAAAGTAAACTATAATTATACTAAGAGTTATTTAGAAATGATATCTATCGCAGGATTAAAGCCAGAGTCAATTCCTATTAATTTGAAGGTTATTTTAATAGGCGACTATGAGAGTTTTCAGATATTATATGATAATGATGAGGATTTTAAACAAATATTCCCAATCAGGATAGAAGCGGATACTGAATTGAAATATAATGATATTACTAAAAATTCTATTGAAGGATTAATAAAAGAAAAGGTAAAAAAAGATAACTTGTTGAATATAACGGATGATGCTCTTAAGGAAATGATTAAATTCCTTGCTAGGGTCGCAGGTCAAAGAAATAAAATATCTATAGATGATTATTATATAAATAAATTACTGCATCTATCCAATAATAATGCAAAAGAAGATAAAAGAAAAAATATAGAAAAGCAAGATATAATTGATATAGCATATGAAGATGAAAAGATTTTAGAAGATATAATGGATAATTATAAAAGTAAAAAAATATTGATAACAGTAAACGGAAGAAAAACAGGAATAATTAATGGGCTTTCTGTAGTTGGAAATGGATCTTATAGCTTTGGTAAGCCTATGAGGATAACATGTTTATCAAATATAGGAGATGGAAGAATAATCGATGTGCATAAAGAATGCAAGATGAGTGGAAATATCCATGAAAAATCGATTGGGATATTGCGAGGACTATTAAGTAATTTAATAAGTCCTTATGAAAAATTGCCAGTAGATTTTCAATTAAGTTTTGAACAGACTTATGGAATGCTTGAAGGAGACAGTGCTTCTGTGGCAGAGATAATCTGTATTCTATCAGCTTTAAGTAAGAGGCCAATAAGACAAAATATTGCTGTCACTGGATCTATAAATCAGTTTGGAGAAATTCAGGCAATTGGTGGGGTCAATGAAAAAATCGAAGGCTTCCATAGAGTTTGCAGCATTATTGATAAAACAGATGGAAAGGGTGTTTTAATTCCAAGTACAAATGCTGATGAATTAATATTAAGATATGAAGTTGAAGATGATATTAGAAATGGAAAGTTTCATATATATACTATGGAAACTTTAGAGGATGCTATTGAAGTATTAATACTTGATGAAGGAGAACCAGTAAAAAGTTTCTTTAAGGAAATAGAAAATGAAATTTTAAAATATAAGGGTGGAAAAAAGAAAAAGTAATTATTGGCTTATCTAATAAGTTAAATCTTTAAGTTAGATATCCCAACTAAGATATGAACTTATTCATATAGCTCGCCGAAATAAGAATTATACTGTTGTTCCAGTTTCTAAGGAAATTATGATGGATGATTCTAATTTCTAGTTGGGATATATTTTATAGTATAAATCTAACTTATAGTTTGGTTATCTATAAGAAAATAAAATAGAAGATGATCTTATAATATATATTTATATGAGTATATCGGGATTATCTTCTATTTTTTATGCATTAAGCAAAAATAATATATTCATTTAATATTCGATAATTATGTAGTGTAGTTAATTATCGGTATCTTTATTTTATATATCGTTAATATATGTGATATAGGCGGATAATTAAGATTATGAGTTATAATAAATAGAAAAAAATGTAATAAATAGTTTGACGTTGAATAAAATAGTATGTTAAAATATGGTAAAAGGTGAAATGAGGTAAAAGAGGAGGTGAACGTAGAATATCTTAAAACTTAAATATATAAGTTTAAAACTACATTGTGAGATATTCTTAATTAATATGTATTTAAAATTTGAGAAACAAAAAAATATTCTAATAACTACTCTTAGTGGTGAACTAGATCATAATAGTGCAGAGGAAGTTAGAGTAAAAATTGATGATAGGATAGATAGAGATAATATAGAAAAAGTTATTTTAAATTTTTCAGGAGTTACTTTTATGGATAGTTCAGGAATTGGAGCTGTCTTGGGTAGATATAAAAAACTATCGAACAAAGGGGGTATGCTTTGTATTGCAGAACCTAATAAGAATGTTAATAGAATTTTTGAACTGGCCGGATTGTACAAGTTAATTAAAAATTATAATACTGTAGATGAAGCAGTAAGGTGCATTTAGATGGAGGGGTTATCATGTCTGACAATAAAATGAGCATAGAATTTGTAAGCAAATCTCAAAATGAAGCTTTTGCAAGAGTTGCAGTTGCAGCTTTTGTTGCTCAATTAGATCCAACAATTGATGAAATAAATGATGTAAAAACAGCAGTGTCTGAGGCAGTTACTAATTCTATAATACATGGATATGAAAATAGAGAAGATGGATTAGTTAGAATTGAAGCAGAAATTAATGAAGATCAAGTAACTATAGCGATTATTGATAAAGGAATTGGAATTGATAACATAGAGCAAGCTATGGAACCATTATATACATCAAGACCAGATTTGGAAAGATCTGGTATGGGATTTACTGTAATGGAGACATTTATGGATGCGTTAGAGGTTGACAGTGAAAAAGGTAATGGTACAAAGGTGGTAATTAAGAAGAAATTTAACGTGGTAAGTTAGGTGAAATAAGATGGAAAAAGAGGATTTAAAACGAGAGGATTACAATTATGATAAGAATCCAAAGCTATTAGCTCTAGCAAGAAGTGGCGATACTGATGCTATGAATAAATTAATAGAAATGAATTTGCCATTGGTGTCATCTATAAGTAAAAAGTTTCTAAATAGGGGATATGATTATGAAGATATATTTCAAATAGGATCTATTGGGTTAGTTAAAGCTATTAATAATTTCGACTTAAATTATAATGTTAAGTTCTCTACTTATGCAGTTCCTATGATTATAGGAGAAATAAAGAGATTTTTAAGAGATGATGGGATGATAAAGGTAAGTCGTAATGTTAAAAGCCTTGCTAGAAAGATACATTTTCAGAAAGAGATTTTAACCAAAAAGCTTAAGAGATCACCTACTATAGAAGAGCTTGCAGATTATGCAAATGTTGATAAGGAGGAGATCTTATTTGCAATTGAATCTTCTAATAGCTTACAATATTTATATGATACAATACATCAGGATGACGGAGCTCCAGTTCTTTTAATAGATAAACTAAGTGAGAAAAGTGCAGATGATGAAAATCTTATTGAAAAGATAGCTCTTAAAGAAGCATTAAATAGTTTAGATAATAAAGCTAAACAGATTATAATGTTACGTTATTTTAAAGATAAAACACAAGTTCAAGTAGCTAAAATGTTAGGTATAAGCCAAGTGCAGGTATCGCGAATTGAAAAGAAGGTTTTAGCTGAAATGCGGAAAAAATTAGAAGAATAAAATTTGCTAATTACACATTGGTAAGAAAAATGATAAACATAAAAAAGAGTTATTATGGAATATATATTTGTATAATTTTTTATTAAATTAGGTCAAATATATATTCTATTTTTTTTATAAAATATATGCCAAAAAATAACACGATTAATCTTAATAATTTTGCAAATGATAGATATACAGGTAAAAAAGGAGAGTGATCATCTTGACTAATAATAAAGAAGTAAATGAAGAAAGAATAAAGCAAAAATATAATGATATGGCCAATGAAGCCATTCCAAAATCAAAGATACTTAAAGATTGCTTAAAAGCGTTTTTAGTTGGAGGATTAATATGCGATGTAGGTCAATTGATTTACAATATTGCAGCAGGATTTGGGATTGCAGAAGAACAAATAATGAATATGGTTCCTATTATAATGGTATTTTTAGGAGCTTTGTTAACAGGTACTGGAGTATATGCCAAATTGGCTAATTTTGGTGGAGCTGGTACTGTTGTTCCGATAACTGGGTTTTCTAATGCTGTAGTTTCTCCAGCAATAGAGTTTAAAAAAGAAGGATTTATATTTGGAGTCGCAGCCAAAATGTTTACAATTGCAGGACCAGTATTGGTATATGGTATTGGTACATCAGTAATAATAGGAATAATTTATTATATAATTGCAATAATTTAAATCAAAAAAGGAATTGGAATTTTAAGATGGGGATATGTATTTTTTTGATAAATAATCGAGTTGCTTTTAATTCAAAAATGTAGAGGAGTGATTAATTTGCAAATGAAGAATAAAAAGATAGGAAATCAAACTGTAAAATTAGATAATCCACCAAAAATAATATCAACGCATTCTATAGTAGGCCCTAAAGAAGGGGAAGGACCGCTAAGTGAATACTTTGATGAAATATTAAACGATGACATGTTAGGAAAGGAAAGTTTTGAAAAAGCCGAAAGCGAGATGATGTTTACGGCTATATCGCAAGCTTTAAAAAAAGGGAACCTTAAAGAAACAGATATAGATTATTTATTTTCAGGGGACCTATTAAACCAAATTATTTCATCAAGTTTTGCAGCTAGAGAATTCAGTATTCCATTCTTTGGATTATACGGTGCTTGTTCTACTATGTCGGAATCTTTGAGTTTAGCATCAATAATTATGGATGGAGGATTTGCTAAATATGTAGTTGCAGCTACATCCTCACATTTTAGTTCAGCCGAAAGGCAGTTTAGATTTCCACTTGAATATGGATCTCAGAGACCACCAACAGCTCAGTGGACAGTAACAGGGTCGGGAGCAGTAGTTTTAGGACATGAGGGAAATTATCCGGAAATAACATATGTGACAACAGGAAAAGTCAAAGATTATGGGCAAAAAGATGCTAATAATATGGGAGCAGC from the Clostridium beijerinckii genome contains:
- the spoIIAB gene encoding anti-sigma F factor, which translates into the protein MSDNKMSIEFVSKSQNEAFARVAVAAFVAQLDPTIDEINDVKTAVSEAVTNSIIHGYENREDGLVRIEAEINEDQVTIAIIDKGIGIDNIEQAMEPLYTSRPDLERSGMGFTVMETFMDALEVDSEKGNGTKVVIKKKFNVVS
- the sigF gene encoding RNA polymerase sporulation sigma factor SigF, coding for MEKEDLKREDYNYDKNPKLLALARSGDTDAMNKLIEMNLPLVSSISKKFLNRGYDYEDIFQIGSIGLVKAINNFDLNYNVKFSTYAVPMIIGEIKRFLRDDGMIKVSRNVKSLARKIHFQKEILTKKLKRSPTIEELADYANVDKEEILFAIESSNSLQYLYDTIHQDDGAPVLLIDKLSEKSADDENLIEKIALKEALNSLDNKAKQIIMLRYFKDKTQVQVAKMLGISQVQVSRIEKKVLAEMRKKLEE
- a CDS encoding AAA family ATPase, which produces MKKELTPNEIIFCTSCTDNIKKSNINRVPEFTSTLNRIKKSLSVEKEGYNIYYVDSFSKEKLENLIECVENIYEKLPAPKDICYVTSQEQLNPTALFLPNGKGNILKEMIDDIKEKYFECIVEFYSSSSDEEKEDIIEEISEKRNNYITKLMDSAKNKNFDVKATSGGFVFIPLKDEGNEMTQNEYDSLESNTQESIEKQASKLKKEAEEILETLKDIEIKSIKKLKSIYKDFIKKNMQSHKDDLLLQFISQDDVYKYLLQMYDDIEERVVECYTINLEDDEEYLKDTFSNYNVNVIVDNSSIDHPRVIYEEDPTIGNLIGTIEYRNNNGGYSTDISLISAGSLLKANEGCLILRLSSLISSGVSYYYLKKSLIHGKVNYNYTKSYLEMISIAGLKPESIPINLKVILIGDYESFQILYDNDEDFKQIFPIRIEADTELKYNDITKNSIEGLIKEKVKKDNLLNITDDALKEMIKFLARVAGQRNKISIDDYYINKLLHLSNNNAKEDKRKNIEKQDIIDIAYEDEKILEDIMDNYKSKKILITVNGRKTGIINGLSVVGNGSYSFGKPMRITCLSNIGDGRIIDVHKECKMSGNIHEKSIGILRGLLSNLISPYEKLPVDFQLSFEQTYGMLEGDSASVAEIICILSALSKRPIRQNIAVTGSINQFGEIQAIGGVNEKIEGFHRVCSIIDKTDGKGVLIPSTNADELILRYEVEDDIRNGKFHIYTMETLEDAIEVLILDEGEPVKSFFKEIENEILKYKGGKKKK
- the spoVAD gene encoding stage V sporulation protein AD is translated as MQMKNKKIGNQTVKLDNPPKIISTHSIVGPKEGEGPLSEYFDEILNDDMLGKESFEKAESEMMFTAISQALKKGNLKETDIDYLFSGDLLNQIISSSFAAREFSIPFFGLYGACSTMSESLSLASIIMDGGFAKYVVAATSSHFSSAERQFRFPLEYGSQRPPTAQWTVTGSGAVVLGHEGNYPEITYVTTGKVKDYGQKDANNMGAAMAPAAADTIVNHFKDTGRKPEDYDVIATGDLGVIGRELTDKLIEDFGYNIRNQHIDCGEIIFDNEKQNTLSGGSGCGCSAVVFTGYLYKRLMKKEIKRVLLVSTGALMSTTSSLQGETIPGIAHAVAIEMNSN
- the spoVAC gene encoding stage V sporulation protein AC; amino-acid sequence: MTNNKEVNEERIKQKYNDMANEAIPKSKILKDCLKAFLVGGLICDVGQLIYNIAAGFGIAEEQIMNMVPIIMVFLGALLTGTGVYAKLANFGGAGTVVPITGFSNAVVSPAIEFKKEGFIFGVAAKMFTIAGPVLVYGIGTSVIIGIIYYIIAII
- the spoIIAA gene encoding anti-sigma F factor antagonist, producing the protein MYLKFEKQKNILITTLSGELDHNSAEEVRVKIDDRIDRDNIEKVILNFSGVTFMDSSGIGAVLGRYKKLSNKGGMLCIAEPNKNVNRIFELAGLYKLIKNYNTVDEAVRCI